The following DNA comes from Epinephelus moara isolate mb chromosome 2, YSFRI_EMoa_1.0, whole genome shotgun sequence.
ATTCACTgatggcattttgtttttaattaaaaagactGGGCCACTGGGCAGCAAACTGCAAATATGAATAAATTGTAGCTTTCCATTATTTGTTATTCTTGTATTTATACTTGTTTTTTGAGATTATACTTACATATATGTGTTAAATAAAAGGAAGTGGAAGTGATAAATGGCAGATTTAAGGAAattagtaataaaataaaacgttCAGATGGATATAAATTTATTGCTGTGTGGAAAAAATAGACATGTGGCACTACAGCACATGAAAATGTAAACTATGTGATTTGGTACAGTAGTCCTGCAATATTTTCTCTGTTGCAAATTACATGCACAGCACAATATGTGCATGACCGAGCCCTTGGAAAAGTGAACATGCTTTTTTTGCACATAAAttgtgtttaatgatacagatTATAAATATGACATATATTAAAACATTATGGATATGAACTTTAATTAGATACCTTAATAGtattgtgacattttgcaaatgtTCTGCGTTCGTTAACAGAAAATGTAACTCAGTATACTGTACATTTAatctattttatatattttcataaGTGCAATTAAGCTGTGTCCCCAAGTAGGAGGGCAGATTGTTCTTTATCAACTCATCaacttgttttactttttaatcCCGAACGTTGTGGGAGTGCCTGAGAAACAAATGTTGTTGATTTCCAGAGCCTGACTCACAATTATGCTTAAAACCACAGGCTGGATATCAACAGAGAAAACAAGTGATGGCCAGCCATTAAAATGAAGCCATTTCACCGCCCACTCATCTGTCACTTCCAAACTCTGTGGCAGCATCCAAATCATGATGCGGCAAATATTCTGTTTAATAatgagttgttgttgttgttgttgttgttgttgttttttttttaaaaaaaagccttcCCAATTCCTGGACATCATCAGATGCTGATTTTAATCTTTCTTAGTTCGGTTGAGTTTATGAGATAATTACTTGCATGATCTGAGCCATAAATGTTTATtatccaataaaaaaaaattaataaaaaaaaaagaaggaaagagtAAACAATGTTTGTACTGTATTTCTGCCCTGGCACTACctctgaaattttaaaatctaaatataCTTTACTTTTGGATCAGATTTAAAGCAGACCACAGCAATGGCCATCCATTAATTGACACATAACAACAGTGACAGCAGATTCATGACTTTGAAAATAACAAGTTTCTTATTTCACTTCAGCATTCAAATTTATAGTGAAATATAACAGTTTGGGGTCTTGTATTTGTTGTTAGCACTATCCCTACTTCTCAGTGTGTCAGGTGCAATACTGTATTATACAAGTATAGTTAAAGATGGCAGAAAAATTTGAACACAACTGTTATGATGGCAAAAGCTTAGAAAAGGGTTAAAACAACTGTAATTGAGCTGTCCTTTAACTCCCCGGCTTACGCTCTATTACCTGCTTAACAAGTCTCATTAAGGTTAACAGGGCAAGAAAGTGGGGGGAGGGGAAGATTGGTCCATTGCCTAGCGGTGAAGGACGATGACAACATAGCCCCTGCATGATGCCATAGTCTCAGCCGGTGAAGCGAAAGGTGATTTAATGCCTGAGTCAAGTATCCAGCAGCGTGAGCAGGAAGCATGATGACTACTGGTGCTttagaggaaaaataaattaaaaaaataaagaaataaaaaatgaaatacagcaGAAATGTTCAGATGCATGCAAAGCCATGCCTGATCGCATTAGAGAGCTTGGGGGTTTGTCCgactttttaaaaagacaattgTGTGCACAAGACTAAACGCTCTTAATCAACCTGTGTTTCATTTACTGATGCAAAGTATGGTGATAACCAGTAAAGTAAATTGGTAGCATGTATAATACATTGTATTTAAAATGAGTGGATTGTAATCCATCTTTGAACAAAAGCCAGTAAACAATGCAGCTTGGGCATATAAACAATACTTGATTTAGCCAGTACCCCACAGAAAACACATGAGAACAGCATATTAACAGCTAGCTGTGGTCCATCATGCTGTAAAGGTTCCTGTATCCACCTCATTATAATTATGAATGACAAGCAGTTTGATGTTCTATACAAGGCTTttctaaaaatgacaaaacactaGCTTTGAATATCATAAATTGAGTGTTTTTGAAAATGCCTTTGTGTGACACATGGACATCACAATCTGCTGTTATCTCATTTTGATTGCTGAGTTGAAGATGCTGCATTTTCCTCTGCAGCTTTGAATACAGCCTCATGCCGGGAAACAAGAGCTTTGTGGAACTTTACAGAAACACCTGGTGATGTCTGCCTCCTTAATGTAACTAGCCTGGAGCGCTTTTCAGGACTGCTTGGCCTTTACCCAAAACACAGACCAGCAGTGTGGGTAGCTACActtcattcattttgaaataaacaataTCAGAGACGTCACCTTGAAGTAGCAACAGTGGAAATGCAGGCTGCAGTGACTACAGAGAAACATTTGTAGGGCGGCTGTGGTGTGATCAGCTTTCAGTGCGTCAGCTGAAGTTAcaaatactttaaaatgtgtgtaaattcAAACTGCAGTTGTAGAGGTAATGAAAGAAACATTGCCACCTtcctcaaaaacatttttcagctgaTATGAAAtcattgaaataataaaatccACATTAAAAGTTGTACTAACTCTGAAGTGAAAtgcattaatattatttatgtcTCACTTAGCGAGTGTATGATCTGTTAGTATGTtagtctctctttctttccatccATTACAATATTATCTTTTGCAATCTGCCCCACTTACAGGTACTCACTCCTGCCCCTCCTTTTAAGCAATTCATCTTTCCATGTGAGcctcttctctctttccatCCACTTATCCATCTTCCCATCCCTCCCACTCAGCTCCCTTCCTGTGTCCAACATTTCATcaatctctgtctctccctatCCATCCACCCATCACCCATCTGTCCTGCCATTCCACCTCGATCTGTCTCTTTACCCCGTCCCTTCATCATCCCCCCCAACGCTTCATACCTGTGGCCTCCACCATGCCCTCGAGGATAACCACGATCTCAAACTCTTCCTTCTCCATCTGTGCCAGTGTCATCTCCCAGAAAGGGCTCTTCTCATTGATCTCATGAGAGATGATAAGCGGCGACACCAGGAACAGCCGGTCGTCTCCTGTGTCAAAGCCGATGTTGATGTCAGTCTGGTTGAGCGGGATGAACTCCCCCTCCTTGGTCTGCTGCGAGCGGATCAGCTTTGCCCTGATCGATGCCTCCACGATGTGAGAGTTCCTCAGGTCCCCCACCCGAAACATCAGGCACATCTTGTTGTCTCGCACCGATATGACAGCATTGTGCGAGAACATGAGAGTCTCGGCGCGGTTCTTTGGCTGTGAGATCTTGACAAACATGCAGCCCACCATCATGGCGTTAACAATGGAACCCAAGATGGCCTGCACCAAAAGCAGTATGATACCCTCAGGGCATTTCTCTGTGATTACGCGATAACCGTACCCAATGGTGGTCTCTGTTTCAATTGAGAAGAGGAAGGCTGACACAAAACTGTTGAGGTTCTCCACACAGGGGGTCCAGCCCTCCTCATCGGCATGCAGCAGATCCCCACGGATGAGCGCTATCAGCCACCACAGAAAGCCAAAGAAAAGCCAGTTGACTACATAGACCAAGGTGAAAATAAAGAGACTAAGACGCCAGCGTAGGTCCACCAGCGTAGTGAACAAGTCACTGAGGTATCGGTAGGTCTCTTGCACGTTTCCGTGATGAACGTTGCACTTGCCATCCTTCTGCACGTACCGCTGACGTGGCTTCTTCGCTGGGTCAGATATCAAGTGGGTTCGCTCTGTTGAGATCTGAGCCTCCCGTAAGTGTTTAGGAAGCTTCTTCACCTAGAGGGAgaataaacagagacagagaggcaaaaTGAGGGGAATAAGGAGAGTGAGAGAAACATGCaagcaaagacagaaagaaagagggaggaagaacAGCAATTTAAGCTTTTCTCCACATGGGTGTATTTTACAGTAGCCACTTTGATTTCttttcattaatattttctCTAAAGCTGTATTGAGTTTGTACTGGAGGATGTAGGTGTTAACCTTTTTAATGAGATTTTCTTTCAGCCTCGCCAAAAAACCACactgctctgtgctgctggcGGGGAGGCAAATAAAATTACGAGCCGTTATAAAGTCACTGCTCTGTGCTGCTCCACAGTGACATTGTAGGTGTCACTGTATGCACACATAtacagggagaaagagagagtaagGACACAACAAGAACACAAGGACGCCCAGGTCTTTGTCTATGTTGGCTCGGCTCCAACGAGGCGATCTGGCTCCACAGCTGTGCCCTGCCTCCCTCCCTGTCCCTTGTGTTCCCTCCCCTCACACCCTATGGGACATTGGCAGGCCTGGATAGGAACAGATCCTCCAATCCTTCCCCAACAGACCCTTATGGCATCCTCAAAAAGAGCGGCATATGCCTGGGCACACATAGTGCACTTATCTAGAAACTGGctttcatgcacacacatgcaggatcTAATACTGTAGAATATTTAGGGTTATTGAAAAACAATGACTGCAACACAGCCCAGCACTCTAGTCCTGCAGAGGGCAGTTGCTTGTCCCTCTTTTTGGtacacagaaagacacaaatacaggAGGACAAAGTTGCAAAGCACCTTTCAAACAGACCAAGGACATTTTTGGCAGCACACTGACACTTTCCAATCCAAGTTGTTAATGGAAATATGTTGTGCTGAGGCAAGAAAACAGTTCTCGTGCCCTCTGCATTTCTTGCTGCTGAGAGGACACCTGGGATCCATCTCTCTGTAGAGTCATGCTCAcatcaccaggaaaaaaaaaaaaaaaagttacgtCCTATTGTTGTTACACCGTCTGCTCTTCTGCTCTATCATCAAGACGATCACTCTCACAGTTGAACCGGGGAAGGACATAATCTAAGGCACTACAATATCCTTGCAGTGCCTTCGATTGCAGAGACCCGGATAATAAAATCTGTCAGACAGCTTATTCAGGAGGCTTTTCTTGGAGATGCCAGGTGCTGTTTCACTGCTGTCCTGTGTACACACTCGGTCAAGCCTGCATGTGCAGTATTGAGTTTTCACATATTGATTTGAAGTGATCCCAGTTTAAGGAACATTTTGACAAAGAAGAATTGAAAGACGATGCTTATTGACCGGCATTGCAATTAGTAGCCTGATGACGATGCATTCACCAAATGTCAATGGGCTTCCTTATTACTAACTACGCTCAGAGACATTAGATCAAATATAGATTTGGAACACCGTTTCAGTCCACCGTTTCTTTTAAGAGTGAAACTTTCCACTGAAATGATCGGTTAATGtacacagttgtttttttaagttgtgtttAATCACTACTTCACAGCTTTTAAAGGAAAGACAGCTAAAATAGGCCCATTTATTTTGGGGGCTAATTGAGTGATAGATGAAGCTGTCACCGCCAGTGCCACCCAATCTTTGGCCTTTGTAGTCAATATGGTCTGTGGGGGTGATGGTCGATAAACAAATTAattatttctctctgtgtggcAGTGGTAAGTGGTGGGTGTTTTCTCTCATTGAGCCTTTCTGGCTGCGCCTGGGTAGGCAGCGTAAGTTCCAATCAGCTGGGGAATCAGGACAGATACCCAGTGCAACTACACCATCCGTTATTGGGAGTGACTAGGGTGTCTTTTCTTGTCCCTCTATCTCCGCTGGCAAGTAAACTGAGCTATATATTTATGTGAACTAAAGAAAAAGGTTTGAATTGTGGGCCTTGATCTATAATCTGTACTGCTTACCCAATCTATAAAGTATGTGTGGAGCATATCTCCTGTATATCAAACAGCCTTTTTATCCTCCTTGGTACCCCATTCTTGAAAGCAATCAGTCTGGTTTTCATTCTCACACACATTGCTCTGTCCCCACCAATCAGTCTATATCTTTTCCATCTCGTCTtcatcctctgctctctctaCTATAGCCGCCATCACCATGCCGCCTCTTTCTCTCACATCATCTCTCTCATGTGTCATGCTTTCTCGCCCCACTGTGGAAACACCTTCATGATCACTACAGAGTTTGACTGGAAGTAGCTGTGCATTTTACCTGTGCAGGTGTGACTCCTATCTCCATGTTGTGGTCCATGAGGACTCGAGAGTCTCCTGCCATCCTCAGCTGAAGCGCAACACCTGTAAGACACGAGAAAGTACAATAGTCAATTGAATTTAGGCTCTAAAACACACGTTCTGAAACTATTTTAGgcattttgttgtcatttgcAGCAGCACACTGAGCATCAATTCACtcgtcattttttaaaatgaacatttcaaCACAGAATAAAGGTCAAAGCTACAGAGCACTTACACAAGCTTTATCCATTAGTGCTTTCAACCTTTCAACCCTAAGCTATATAAATTACACATATATTACGTCTCACTAACAATGTTGTGTTGATGTATAGGGTAACCCCCGGGCACATTCATTTCTGCCTGTCATTGAAATGGCTCCAATTTATCAATATGTCAATATTTGCCGGTCAGTGTGATTACAGCCCACAGAAACCCAGGAGAACCGTTTGAACTATGAGCTATAAAAGGTAAAATCCTCCATAGAGTCAAATGTTTGCATTTCTATTTACGTTATGAATGTTATGCAGTTATGTTTTTTTGGTCTTAGTGTTGTATTATGTGCCCTGTGTGTGCTAAATGTACCCATCCCACTGTTGCACAACCATTTACCCCACTggggacaaataaagttattgattgattgatgctATTGGTTGtaatattttgtctgcacagTCTACATGAAGGTTTTTATTATACAGATATAATATATACTGCACAGGGAAGCTGTTGTCATTGCTATGGCATCTCAGTTGTAAACTACTTTTGGACAATTTTAACGAGAATCATGTAGAATCAAGCGCAAGATTCTCAAGCCTCTGCTCAGTGAGAAATTATAGTGTTGAGACCATACTTTCGTAATAAAATGCCACTTTTACACTCACATATTACCACAAAAtcaacgtaaaaaaaaaaaaaaaatcatgagcTTTTGAATGCTAATCATATGCAAGACTGCGCAGTCTGAAGATAAATGGTAGCTCAGGCAACAACACTGCTCTCTTACATTTATAATGTGATGGACTGTCAAAAGATTTGATTATATACCATATTCACAGTGTATTCTATTTTCATCCATCAAAAGGAACCATTGCCAGGTGTCATCAACCCAACTTTAATGCTTTTACTATCAGTGAAATTGTGTTCAGTTCAACTCTCCCACCACAGCAATGGTGGTGTTACTAGAGAACGTTCCACATAAATCAGCCTGCCTCAATTGCATTTTTTatcaacataataaaacaaTATCCTCCGCCAGCCTAGCAGCATGACAACAATCTCTCAGTCAGCCGATTGGTCTCTCCACTTTTGTCCAGATTGGAATATCTCGACAACTATTACATGAATTGATATGAGATATCCTACAGGTGTTCGTAGTCCCCTGAAGATGACTCTGGTGATCATATGACTCTTCCTCTAGCACCATCATTATGTTGACATTTTGTGGACCAGACTGGAACACCTATTGCACTGAATCTATTGTATGAATTGCCATTAAATTTGTTACACTCATGCTCCGTAGATCGTCATTTGTATAATTTCGAGTTCCATTATTAGGTCAAAATTTTCCGTTTGTCTAACACTTTGATTCAGACCCTCAAAACGAATAGCAATCCTATGAGCCtgagctgtactttgtgttgagTTAGCAACACAGATGGTGAACATGCTAAGCATTGTACCTGTTTAACATCAACATGCTAGCATTGCCATATAGAATGCTAATGTAAGCaattagctcaaagcaccaccaTGCTTAAGCACAGCCTCACAGAACTGATATCATGACTAGACTGGTCTCACACTATATTTATTTTGCCTTCCCAACAGTACACACAGTTGCAATACAATATCTGCTTGTAGCAACTGAAGGATGTTTTTCATGGGTAATGTTTAAGCATTTACAGTGAGACAGTTTCTGCCTAAAGCTGTCCGCAAATGGGACTGATAACTttgttacaaacaaaaaagtagCACTTCCAGGAAGCTAAATAAATCAGTTATAGCCAATTGTGTTTTGGGAGACAGGGCGGACGTATTCTTGAACACAGCACCTTCACAAACATAATGACTATTTGCAGCTTACCCTGTAAAAATACACCCATACTGAgtaaaatattaacaaataaatgttaaaatgtttcatACTTGAAGTTCAACTCATTCAacatgaggggaaaaaagtcattttaaaagCCAGAAGAACTGGATCCATCTGGCAGTCCCTCATCAAGTGAAGTACATGATTACAATGCAGCCTGGTCTCTTTCCCAGAGCTTCCAAATATGCTACTTGGGCAGTGTCCTCGAGGTCACTATGAGGACGCCAGaagcaccctttagcatctgtatgagacacacTAGGCTTTCACCCAACTCCAATATAAACCCATACATGTCAATATTAGATGCTCAAAGCAATGGACAAAAGTCTGTGttcaacaagcacaggactttgaccagGAGcacggtgtttgtgtcctgtgtgaaactaaaagtcaccACTGAGGTTTTTTTGCCAGTTTTAGTCACATGAGTTGACTGATGTGACTAACCACGTTTTTTTCATAATCATAACCAAGTAGTgttgctgcctaaacctaatcaatgACCCTCTCTGAGTCACATGACTCATGTGACTTGCTGCCAACTCCTTCTGCATCAAGAAACAACGCTAAAGGCTTCAACCAGTGTCTTTATAGTGATGCCGGGCGCGTCTGCCCAGGCATCAAATTATGCAGAGTAGGGATGAGGTCACGTTGAACCATGAGAGgaaaaacgaaacaaacaaaccaagcaCTGTGTATGCCCCCAGTAGACAGGCATAATAAGACAGCATAATAAATGTGCAGCATTTTCACTGCTGGAAGACCCAAGTAAAGGATTAGCTGCTAACATCACATGGGAGATGACCCAGTGTCCACTGTCGGCTAATTTGCCTGTACAATGAAGCAGGctcagctgcagtgttttaaacGGTGTCATTTTCCCAAAGAGCACGCTTGTCATTGCCAACATCGCCAGTTGCTTCAACTAAATGTGCCCACATGTAGAcacagatgtacacacacacacacacacaactctctATATACAGAGACAATGCTTTCACGCTGCTCCACCATGGCCACACCACCG
Coding sequences within:
- the kcnj5 gene encoding G protein-activated inward rectifier potassium channel 4 yields the protein MAGDSRVLMDHNMEIGVTPAQVKKLPKHLREAQISTERTHLISDPAKKPRQRYVQKDGKCNVHHGNVQETYRYLSDLFTTLVDLRWRLSLFIFTLVYVVNWLFFGFLWWLIALIRGDLLHADEEGWTPCVENLNSFVSAFLFSIETETTIGYGYRVITEKCPEGIILLLVQAILGSIVNAMMVGCMFVKISQPKNRAETLMFSHNAVISVRDNKMCLMFRVGDLRNSHIVEASIRAKLIRSQQTKEGEFIPLNQTDINIGFDTGDDRLFLVSPLIISHEINEKSPFWEMTLAQMEKEEFEIVVILEGMVEATGMTCQARSSYLDTEVLWGYRFTPVLSLEKGFYEVDYNNFHDVYETNTPTCSAKELAAKLREGPLLPQLSILSPEPKMHTFDPLNRLSEGNPLSPDDDKEERDSGGDRGETNGSAAALEDLPLADGLPD